In Helianthus annuus cultivar XRQ/B chromosome 3, HanXRQr2.0-SUNRISE, whole genome shotgun sequence, a single window of DNA contains:
- the LOC110932448 gene encoding transcription factor bHLH14: protein MEKTASFGSSSPLLVQQTSSLLQDRLKYLVESCLGWVYAIFWQTFKDTYNNLYLSFGDCYFRGLENFQQSQGTSSLNTASELIIGSASRSFVLGEDIVGGTFGTGSFVWLAGDNALQMNGSQRAKEVSLHGIRTLVCVGTSWGVVEFGSLEVWKEDWGIVQLTKSLFMSESDADIKESHLHQGQPSAQQDSSLLDLQSPSTSTRENRPRKKRKKSNHTITDHRNPNYKDMEKERRDKLNQRFYALRSVVPYVSKMDKASLLADAVTYIGELKSKIETLTKKAESLHLIADDGASMTQSHLSTDCMVTESQVEVRIVGSQAVIRVQSSEVNHPAARLMDAMKNLEIKVHHASAANIGNLMIQDVVAQIPEGFPNDEGLLQTIILKYL from the exons ATGGAAAAAACAGCGTCCTTCGGATCTTCATCACCTTTATTGGTTCAACAAACTTCATCTCTACTTCAAGACAGACTAAAATACCTTGTGGAAAGTTGTCTAGGGTGGGTTTATGCCATCTTTTGGCAAACTTTTAAAGACACTTATAACAATCTTTATCTTTCCTTTGGAGACTGCTACTTCCGAGGTCTAGAGAACTTTCAACAATCGCAAGGGACGAGCAGCCTCAACACAGCCTCCGAGTTGATCATAGGATCGGCCTCGCGGTCGTTTGTTCTTGGAGAAGACATCGTTGGTGGGACGTTTGGTACCGGTTCGTTCGTATGGTTAGCTGGTGACAATGCATTGCAAATGAATGGTAGCCAGAGAGCTAAAGAGGTTTCTTTGCATGGAATCAGAACGTTGGTCTGTGTTGGGACTTCCTGGGGTGTTGTTGAGTTTGGTTCTTTAGAGGTATGGAAAGAGGACTGGGGTATTGTTCAACTTACCAAGTCTCTATTTATGTCAGAAAGTGATGCAGATATCAAAGAAAGCCATCTTCATCAAGGCCAACCATCCGCTCAACAAG ACTCATCGTTACTAGATCTACAAAGCCCTTCCACTTCAACTAGGGAAAACAGGCCAAGGAAGAAGCGCAAAAAGAGTAACCACACCATAACCGATCACAGAAACCCTAACTACAAAGACATGGAGAAAGAGCGCAGGGATAAGTTAAACCAACGATTCTATGCTCTTAGAAGTGTGGTTCCATACGTTTCAAAGATGGACAAAGCTTCATTATTGGCTGATGCAGTCACCTACATCGGTGAACTAAAGTCCAAGATCGAAACCTTAACTAAGAAAGCCGAGAGCTTGCACTTGATTGCGGACGATGGTGCCTCCATGACCCAAAGCCATTTGTCTACTGACTGTATGGTTACTGAGAGCCAAGTTGAGGTTAGAATAGTTGGATCACAAGCTGTAATTCGGGTGCAATCTTCGGAAGTTAACCATCCGGCAGCGAGACTAATGGATGCTATGAAAAACTTAGAGATTAAGGTTCATCATGCGAGTGCAGCCAACATCGGCAACTTGATGATTCAAGATGTTGTAGCTCAGATTCCTGAAGGATTTCCAAACGATGAGGGATTATTGCAAACTATAATTTTAAAGTATTTGTAA